In Comamonas sp. lk, the following proteins share a genomic window:
- a CDS encoding efflux RND transporter permease subunit, which yields MNLSRFFIDRPIFAGVLSVLIFLSGLIALRALPISEYPEVAPPSVVVRATYPGANPKVIAETVATPLEESINGVEGMLYMGSQATTDGVMTLTVTFALGTDPDKAQQLVQNRVSQAEPRLPEEVRRLGITTVKSAPDLTMVVHMVSPNGRYDIDYLRNYAVLNVKDRLARIQGVGQVQIFGGGDYSMRAWLDPQKVAQRGLSAADVVAAIRGQNVQAAAGVVGQSPGLKGVDMQLSINAQGRLQTEEEFGDIIVKTGADGAVTRLRDVARLELGAADYSLRSLLNNDPAVGMGVFQAPGSNALDISANVRSTMAELQKNMPEGVEFRIAYDPTQFVRASIKSVIQTLLEAVALVVIVVILFLQTWRASIIPLLAVPVSVVGTFAVLHLLGFSINALSLFGLVLAIGIVVDDAIVVVENVERNIEAGLSPREATYRAMREVSGPIIAIALVLVAVFVPLAFISGLTGQFYRQFAVTIAISTVISAINSLTLSPALSALLLRGHHEPKDALTRGMDKVLGGFFRRFNSLFHRGSEAYSGGVKRVIGRKALMLVIYAALVAATWGLFKIVPGGFVPAQDKQYLVGFAQLPDGATLDRTEDVIRRMGEIVKTNPNVEDAIAFPGLSINGFTNSSNSGIVFVTLKPFAERTRADQSGGAVAGQLNQAFGSIQEAFIAMFPPPPVAGLGTTGGFKLQIEDRASLGYDAMDAAVKAFMAKAYQTPELAGLFTSWQVNVPQLYAAIDRTKARQLGVPVTDIFETLQIYLGSLYANDFNQFGRTYSVRVQADAAYRARAEDVGLLKVRSTTGEMVPLSALMKIEPSFGPERAMRYNGFLAADVNGGPAPGFSSGQAQAAIERIAAETLPQGIGFEWTELTYQEILAGNSAVLVFPIAILLVFLVLAAQYESLTLPIAIILIVPMGLLAAMTGVWLSGGDNNVFTQIGLIVLVGLSAKNAILIVEFARELEFAGRTPVQAAIEASRLRLRPILMTSLAFVMGVLPLVLSTGAGAEMRSAMGVAVFAGMIGVTAFGLFLTPVFYVVLRRMAGNRPLQQHGSHTAPLGDEDQGAGHGASAYPVIAAPRGQHE from the coding sequence ATGAACCTTTCCCGCTTTTTCATCGACCGCCCCATTTTTGCCGGGGTGTTGTCGGTGCTCATCTTCCTGAGTGGTCTGATCGCCCTGCGCGCGCTGCCGATCTCGGAATACCCTGAAGTCGCGCCGCCGTCCGTGGTGGTACGCGCCACCTACCCAGGCGCCAACCCCAAGGTGATCGCCGAAACCGTGGCTACGCCGCTGGAGGAATCCATCAACGGTGTGGAAGGCATGCTCTACATGGGCAGCCAGGCCACCACCGACGGCGTGATGACATTGACCGTCACCTTTGCCCTGGGAACCGACCCCGACAAGGCACAGCAGCTGGTGCAAAACCGCGTCTCCCAGGCCGAGCCACGCCTGCCAGAAGAAGTTCGCCGCCTGGGCATCACCACGGTGAAAAGTGCGCCCGACCTGACCATGGTCGTGCACATGGTCTCGCCCAACGGCCGCTACGACATCGACTACCTGCGCAACTACGCCGTTCTGAACGTCAAGGATCGTCTGGCGCGTATTCAGGGCGTGGGTCAGGTGCAAATCTTCGGTGGTGGCGACTACTCCATGCGTGCCTGGCTGGATCCCCAGAAGGTGGCACAGCGCGGCCTCTCGGCCGCCGATGTGGTCGCCGCCATTCGCGGTCAGAACGTGCAGGCCGCAGCCGGCGTGGTGGGCCAGTCGCCGGGCCTGAAGGGTGTGGACATGCAACTGTCCATCAACGCCCAAGGGCGTCTGCAGACCGAAGAAGAATTTGGCGACATCATCGTCAAGACCGGTGCCGATGGTGCCGTGACGCGTCTGCGCGACGTGGCCCGTCTGGAGCTGGGCGCGGCCGACTATTCACTGCGTTCGCTGCTCAACAACGACCCGGCCGTGGGCATGGGCGTGTTCCAGGCACCAGGTTCCAATGCCCTGGATATTTCGGCCAATGTGCGTTCCACCATGGCCGAGCTGCAGAAGAACATGCCCGAAGGCGTGGAGTTCCGCATAGCCTATGACCCCACGCAGTTCGTGCGTGCGTCGATCAAGTCCGTGATCCAGACGCTGCTGGAGGCTGTGGCCCTGGTGGTGATCGTGGTGATCTTGTTCCTGCAGACCTGGCGCGCCTCCATCATTCCGCTGCTGGCGGTGCCGGTGTCGGTGGTTGGCACCTTCGCAGTGCTGCACTTACTGGGCTTTTCCATCAATGCGTTGAGCTTGTTCGGCCTGGTGCTGGCCATCGGCATCGTGGTGGACGACGCCATCGTGGTGGTGGAGAACGTCGAGCGCAACATCGAGGCAGGCCTGAGCCCGCGCGAGGCCACCTACCGCGCCATGCGCGAAGTGTCCGGCCCCATCATCGCCATCGCCCTGGTGCTGGTCGCCGTGTTCGTTCCGTTGGCTTTCATCAGCGGTCTCACGGGACAGTTCTACCGCCAGTTCGCGGTGACCATCGCCATCTCGACGGTGATTTCGGCCATCAACTCGCTGACCCTGTCGCCTGCGCTCTCGGCGCTCTTGCTCCGTGGTCACCATGAGCCCAAGGACGCGCTGACGCGCGGCATGGACAAGGTGCTGGGCGGGTTCTTCCGCCGCTTCAACAGCCTGTTCCACCGTGGCTCGGAGGCCTACAGCGGCGGCGTCAAGCGGGTCATCGGCCGCAAGGCCTTGATGCTGGTGATCTACGCTGCGCTGGTCGCAGCCACCTGGGGTCTGTTCAAGATCGTTCCCGGCGGCTTTGTGCCCGCGCAGGACAAGCAGTACCTGGTGGGCTTTGCGCAGCTGCCTGACGGCGCCACGCTGGACCGCACCGAAGACGTGATCCGCCGCATGGGCGAGATCGTCAAGACCAACCCCAATGTGGAAGACGCCATTGCCTTCCCGGGCCTGTCGATCAACGGCTTCACCAACAGCTCCAACTCCGGCATCGTGTTTGTCACACTCAAGCCCTTTGCCGAACGCACGCGTGCCGACCAGAGCGGCGGCGCCGTTGCTGGCCAGCTGAATCAGGCCTTTGGCAGCATTCAGGAAGCCTTCATCGCCATGTTCCCACCGCCCCCCGTGGCGGGCCTGGGCACGACCGGCGGCTTCAAGCTGCAGATCGAGGATCGCGCTTCGTTGGGCTATGACGCCATGGATGCGGCCGTGAAGGCCTTCATGGCCAAGGCCTACCAGACGCCCGAGCTGGCCGGTCTGTTCACCAGCTGGCAGGTCAACGTGCCCCAGCTCTATGCGGCCATCGACCGTACCAAGGCGCGCCAGCTCGGTGTGCCTGTGACCGACATCTTCGAGACGCTGCAGATCTATCTGGGCAGCCTGTACGCCAACGACTTCAACCAGTTCGGCCGCACCTATAGCGTGAGGGTTCAGGCCGATGCCGCCTACCGGGCGCGCGCCGAAGACGTGGGCCTGCTCAAGGTGCGCTCCACCACGGGCGAGATGGTGCCGCTGTCGGCGCTGATGAAGATCGAGCCCAGCTTTGGGCCCGAACGTGCCATGCGCTACAACGGCTTTCTGGCCGCCGATGTGAACGGAGGGCCCGCGCCCGGCTTCTCCTCGGGCCAGGCCCAGGCGGCCATTGAACGCATCGCCGCCGAAACCCTGCCGCAGGGCATTGGTTTCGAATGGACCGAGCTGACCTACCAGGAAATCCTGGCCGGCAATTCCGCCGTGCTGGTCTTCCCCATCGCCATCCTGCTGGTGTTCCTGGTGCTGGCTGCGCAGTACGAAAGCCTGACGCTGCCGATCGCCATCATCCTGATCGTGCCCATGGGCCTCTTGGCCGCCATGACGGGCGTGTGGCTCAGCGGGGGCGACAACAACGTGTTCACGCAGATCGGACTCATCGTGCTGGTGGGGCTATCGGCCAAGAACGCCATCCTGATCGTGGAGTTCGCGCGGGAGCTTGAATTTGCCGGCCGCACGCCCGTGCAGGCCGCCATCGAGGCCAGCCGCCTGCGCCTGCGCCCGATTCTCATGACCTCGCTGGCCTTCGTGATGGGTGTGCTGCCTCTGGTGCTTTCTACGGGAGCCGGCGCCGAGATGCGCAGCGCCATGGGCGTGGCGGTGTTCGCCGGAATGATTGGCGTGACGGCCTTCGGCCTGTTCCTGACCCCGGTGTTCTACGTGGTGCTGCGCCGCATGGCCGGCAACCGTCCACTGCAGCAGCACGGCAGCCATACAGCGCCGCTGGGCGATGAAGACCAGGGCGCGGGTCACGGTGCCTCAGCCTACCCTGTGATTGCCGCGCCGCGCGGGCAGCACGAATGA
- a CDS encoding efflux transporter outer membrane subunit, whose translation MTLFFPASIARLVPLAAALALAGCMSIPAVPEHAGVPVPAAFSEAADTVSWTTAAPAEAQPRGAWWLGFRDPVLSDLVQRAGDGNTTVQEAAARLAEARALLRSADANRAAQIGASTGVARQAGANTANGTTPATLATAGLNVSYELDLFGRLSQASAAAQLDAQARKALLQSTLLMTQADVAQTYLQLRAVQTERALVDEGLQAYQSTLRLTERRFQAGDVAELDVARVQTEVASTESDALALQRQQALLTHALAVLVGKVSTGFTLAPAAGEATLPVIPAGVPGTVLARRPDVSAAQAAVLAAQARVGVAQAAWFPAVTLTGNGGYASPELGDLLKWSARSWGIGALLSLPIFDGGRRAAQEEGARARMDAAMAAHRGQVLTAFREVEDQLSALRLLDGQAQAQGRAVQSAVRATQLSDSRYRNGMVSQLELLDARRSELRNRRQALQVRTAQYTATVALIRALGGGWETMPVAGVTLPQKFAAAQH comes from the coding sequence ATGACGCTATTTTTTCCTGCCTCTATCGCACGCCTGGTGCCGCTGGCTGCGGCCCTGGCCTTGGCTGGCTGCATGAGTATTCCGGCGGTTCCGGAGCATGCCGGTGTGCCTGTGCCTGCCGCTTTCAGTGAAGCCGCTGACACCGTGTCGTGGACTACGGCAGCTCCCGCCGAGGCTCAGCCGCGCGGCGCGTGGTGGTTGGGCTTTCGCGACCCGGTGCTGAGCGATCTGGTGCAGCGCGCCGGCGACGGCAACACCACCGTGCAAGAGGCTGCAGCACGGCTGGCAGAGGCTAGGGCACTGCTGCGATCGGCTGATGCCAACCGCGCTGCGCAAATAGGCGCGTCCACCGGTGTGGCGCGCCAGGCGGGTGCGAACACCGCCAACGGCACCACGCCCGCCACGCTGGCTACAGCCGGCTTGAATGTGTCGTACGAGCTCGACCTGTTCGGCCGCCTGTCGCAAGCCAGTGCCGCAGCCCAGCTCGATGCCCAGGCGCGCAAGGCCTTGTTGCAGAGCACACTGCTCATGACACAGGCCGACGTGGCGCAGACCTATTTGCAACTGCGCGCTGTGCAGACCGAACGCGCTTTGGTCGATGAAGGTCTTCAGGCCTATCAAAGCACGCTACGCCTGACCGAGCGCCGCTTTCAGGCGGGTGATGTGGCCGAGCTGGACGTGGCCCGCGTGCAGACCGAGGTGGCCTCCACCGAATCCGACGCCCTGGCGCTGCAGCGCCAGCAGGCCCTGCTGACCCACGCACTGGCCGTGCTGGTGGGCAAGGTGTCCACGGGCTTTACTTTGGCGCCTGCTGCGGGCGAAGCAACGCTGCCGGTGATTCCCGCTGGCGTGCCTGGTACCGTACTGGCGCGCCGGCCCGACGTATCAGCCGCGCAGGCAGCCGTACTGGCCGCGCAAGCACGCGTGGGCGTGGCGCAGGCGGCGTGGTTCCCGGCCGTCACGCTGACAGGCAACGGTGGCTACGCATCGCCCGAGCTGGGCGACCTGCTCAAGTGGTCGGCACGGTCTTGGGGCATAGGCGCGCTGCTGTCGCTGCCGATCTTCGACGGTGGTCGACGCGCTGCGCAAGAGGAGGGCGCCCGCGCGCGAATGGATGCCGCCATGGCGGCCCATCGTGGCCAGGTGCTCACGGCGTTTCGCGAAGTGGAAGATCAGTTGAGCGCATTGCGCCTGCTGGACGGCCAAGCCCAAGCCCAGGGCCGCGCCGTGCAGTCTGCCGTACGTGCAACGCAACTGTCGGACTCGCGCTACCGCAACGGCATGGTCAGTCAGCTGGAGCTGCTGGATGCCCGCCGCAGCGAGCTGCGCAACCGCCGCCAGGCGCTGCAGGTGCGCACGGCGCAATACACAGCCACCGTAGCGCTGATCCGCGCGCTGGGCGGCGGCTGGGAAACGATGCCAGTGGCAGGGGTAACCCTGCCGCAGAAATTTGCCGCTGCACAGCACTGA
- a CDS encoding sigma-70 family RNA polymerase sigma factor — MSAPQLDQELMELLDRIATHEELALKRLYDLTSSRLYGLALRILGHKDWAEDVLQESYLHVWRGAGDYRASLSPPLAWLGLVVRSRSLDFLRRRRAERLHLHEDFDEMQTSLADVGEQGPQQLAEASEQALVLQQCLQRLEQRQRELVSLSYLRDLSHSELAAQLQLPLGTVKTWIRRGLEQLRQCMARYV; from the coding sequence ATGAGCGCACCCCAACTGGATCAAGAGCTGATGGAACTTCTGGACCGTATCGCCACGCATGAGGAGCTTGCGCTCAAGCGCCTGTACGATTTGACCTCGTCCCGGCTGTATGGGCTCGCGCTGCGCATTCTGGGACACAAGGACTGGGCCGAAGACGTGCTGCAGGAAAGCTATCTTCATGTCTGGCGGGGAGCCGGTGACTATCGGGCCTCGCTCAGCCCGCCTCTGGCGTGGTTGGGGCTGGTAGTGCGCAGCAGGTCGCTGGACTTTCTGCGCCGTCGCAGGGCTGAGCGCCTGCATCTGCATGAAGACTTTGATGAAATGCAGACATCGCTTGCAGATGTGGGAGAGCAGGGCCCGCAACAGCTTGCAGAAGCCAGCGAGCAAGCCCTGGTGCTGCAGCAGTGCTTGCAGAGGCTGGAGCAGCGCCAGCGCGAGCTGGTCAGTCTTTCCTATTTGCGCGACTTGAGCCACAGCGAGCTGGCTGCGCAGCTGCAGCTGCCACTAGGAACGGTGAAGACCTGGATCCGGCGCGGGCTGGAACAGCTGCGCCAATGCATGGCGCGCTATGTGTAA
- a CDS encoding anti-sigma factor, protein MNLGQHPQLLDRLAASYALGTLRGGARRRFETLARENSRVRAAALLWQGRWSALPELQTPHTPDAAVWIRINNLLQAEKSRAAAQPVPDSTAKVGLASIRSALAWWRGAAIVGACASAAVLAIGLWSNQAIKQEAGAQLAQLRTEVQTAQAALASAPQIQYVAVLADAKADASMLVTFDPAHNSLVLQRVGNFQEGQDKSLQLWALPPQGGPRSLGVLGQEKLLKLTAGASQVEAVPTLAVSLEPKGGVPSETGPTGPVLFKGALIRRDL, encoded by the coding sequence ATGAACCTCGGCCAACACCCTCAACTGCTGGATCGCCTTGCGGCCTCATACGCGCTTGGCACCTTGAGAGGCGGAGCACGACGCCGTTTTGAAACCCTGGCGCGTGAGAATTCCCGAGTGCGCGCGGCGGCCTTGCTGTGGCAAGGACGCTGGTCGGCGTTGCCTGAATTACAGACGCCGCATACACCCGATGCTGCCGTCTGGATTCGTATCAACAATCTGCTTCAGGCGGAAAAGAGCAGGGCGGCTGCACAACCGGTGCCTGACAGCACCGCAAAAGTGGGGCTCGCTTCCATCCGCTCTGCTCTGGCATGGTGGCGCGGCGCTGCAATTGTGGGAGCTTGTGCCAGTGCGGCTGTGCTTGCGATTGGGCTATGGTCAAACCAGGCCATCAAGCAAGAAGCCGGCGCTCAGTTGGCCCAGCTACGCACCGAGGTGCAGACGGCCCAGGCCGCGCTTGCTTCCGCGCCGCAAATTCAGTATGTGGCCGTGCTGGCGGACGCAAAAGCCGATGCGTCCATGCTGGTCACTTTTGACCCAGCACACAACAGCCTGGTACTGCAACGCGTGGGCAATTTCCAGGAAGGACAGGATAAATCGCTGCAGCTATGGGCCTTGCCGCCACAAGGCGGGCCGCGCTCTCTAGGTGTTCTAGGACAGGAAAAGTTGCTCAAGCTGACTGCAGGAGCATCGCAGGTGGAGGCCGTGCCGACCTTAGCCGTCAGCCTGGAGCCCAAAGGAGGGGTTCCTAGCGAGACAGGGCCTACCGGACCGGTACTTTTCAAGGGCGCTTTGATCCGGCGTGATCTTTAG
- a CDS encoding OmpA family protein, with the protein MSFSSSDDDSQTRFALGFLFALIALVVSTVVGTVVYKRGIAHAPATSGASAQMPAGNATNVPVIVQADVASVIVENGVVKFYFASGKAEVAEGGNVALADIVKGVQAGKRAMVSGFHDATGGAEINAELAKQRAQAVQIALIALGVAEDKVELKKPEELQASGSNAEARRVEVILID; encoded by the coding sequence ATGTCTTTTAGCAGCTCTGATGACGACAGCCAAACACGCTTTGCCCTGGGTTTTCTGTTTGCCCTGATTGCCCTGGTCGTTTCCACCGTGGTGGGAACCGTGGTCTACAAGCGCGGCATCGCCCATGCGCCTGCAACTTCCGGCGCCAGCGCCCAGATGCCAGCAGGCAATGCCACTAATGTTCCTGTCATCGTGCAGGCAGATGTTGCCAGCGTCATCGTTGAAAACGGTGTGGTGAAGTTTTACTTTGCATCTGGCAAGGCTGAAGTGGCCGAAGGCGGCAATGTGGCCCTGGCAGATATCGTCAAGGGCGTTCAAGCAGGCAAGCGTGCGATGGTCTCTGGCTTCCATGACGCCACGGGCGGCGCTGAAATCAACGCCGAACTGGCCAAACAACGCGCTCAAGCCGTGCAGATTGCACTGATTGCTCTGGGCGTGGCCGAAGACAAGGTAGAACTGAAAAAGCCCGAAGAATTGCAAGCCAGCGGCAGCAATGCAGAAGCTCGCCGCGTCGAAGTGATTTTGATCGACTGA
- a CDS encoding tyrosine-type recombinase/integrase — protein MAKPRQKASGKWEVALRHPSLPNGRKYFTFDSEADAIAYAQQWKLMKDSGLPPPRELLDVDNGYGNIRLCRVLGEWEQSGYAAPTQILTISTVNREVGTVKLAEASYKWLQGYIQWLKVEKQLTPQSIRHRIQCLGRAIDEYLRNHPAMVMQNPTRLLPKGYAGYSDIDTKLAVANGGEAKANVQRDRRLRPGDEEKILQVLSGYERADRPRGLQLQGGNALLTLFKLILGTGLRLKEAATLKRSQVDMDVKVIRAQSSKQWRGKIAFRDVPMSPAVHKALADYLETRAMLPGAWLFPFMEEDGVQGYRTVSSRLSARFRVAFEYMEIMDLHEHDLRHEATCRWLEMRDANGSFLFRLEEVNRIMGWAPGSAMAHRYASFRAEDMAAKLWPVLAGPEAAAGGV, from the coding sequence ATGGCTAAGCCAAGGCAAAAAGCATCGGGCAAATGGGAAGTAGCGTTGCGGCACCCCTCACTGCCAAATGGGCGCAAGTATTTCACCTTCGATTCGGAGGCCGATGCGATTGCTTATGCGCAACAGTGGAAGCTGATGAAAGACTCCGGCCTGCCACCACCGCGCGAGCTGCTGGATGTAGACAACGGCTATGGGAATATCCGCCTGTGCCGAGTTCTGGGAGAGTGGGAGCAAAGCGGCTATGCCGCACCTACCCAGATTCTCACCATTTCGACCGTCAACCGCGAAGTGGGAACGGTAAAGCTTGCAGAGGCCAGCTACAAGTGGCTCCAGGGCTACATCCAGTGGCTCAAGGTGGAAAAGCAGCTCACACCACAATCCATTCGGCACCGGATCCAATGCTTGGGCCGTGCCATTGATGAGTATTTGCGCAACCACCCGGCCATGGTCATGCAAAACCCAACACGACTGCTACCCAAGGGCTACGCCGGCTACAGCGATATCGACACCAAGCTGGCTGTGGCCAATGGGGGAGAAGCCAAAGCCAATGTCCAACGTGATCGCCGCTTGCGTCCTGGTGATGAGGAAAAAATTCTGCAGGTACTTTCAGGCTATGAACGAGCTGATCGGCCTAGAGGCCTGCAACTGCAAGGCGGAAATGCACTGCTGACCCTGTTCAAACTGATCTTGGGCACAGGTCTGCGTTTGAAAGAGGCCGCCACGCTCAAGCGCTCCCAGGTGGACATGGACGTAAAGGTGATCCGCGCTCAAAGCTCAAAGCAGTGGCGGGGCAAGATTGCATTTCGGGACGTTCCCATGTCACCAGCCGTGCACAAGGCGCTGGCTGATTATTTGGAAACCCGTGCCATGCTGCCTGGGGCATGGCTTTTTCCGTTCATGGAAGAGGATGGGGTGCAAGGGTATCGGACTGTGAGCAGCAGGCTGTCTGCCAGATTCCGAGTGGCGTTCGAGTACATGGAGATCATGGACCTCCACGAACACGACTTGAGACACGAAGCCACCTGTCGATGGCTTGAGATGAGAGATGCAAACGGAAGCTTTTTGTTCCGCCTGGAGGAAGTGAACCGGATCATGGGCTGGGCGCCAGGCTCGGCCATGGCCCACCGGTATGCAAGTTTCAGAGCTGAAGACATGGCCGCTAAGCTGTGGCCGGTCTTGGCAGGGCCGGAGGCGGCTGCCGGCGGGGTTTGA
- a CDS encoding class I SAM-dependent methyltransferase: protein MKNKYSYPAAEVITDQLELAMDPYKLARERLSIACAIQFEWETALDLGCGIGRYFDTVFQTACAGGGASGRKLFGVEPDALRRMQAQSAAEATTLAGLETKIVASTDELPAGVKFDLILCTQVLGHLTKIQCDQLLNTGRGLLRDGGVMLCSVPVVTRAGVAALALHGHDPSDDYYFSAKLDVSPFHPDYARPLSLMQYESLVVDGAAGYLPVRCFNVGDVLIRSEACCPVNVPTWPMSLARYLVAKPAYAQIYSFHRLADDQETVLLGDAIFRL, encoded by the coding sequence GTGAAAAATAAATATAGCTATCCCGCCGCCGAGGTGATTACTGATCAACTTGAGTTGGCGATGGATCCGTACAAATTAGCAAGGGAGCGATTGAGCATCGCCTGCGCTATACAGTTTGAGTGGGAAACAGCTCTTGACCTAGGTTGCGGCATAGGCCGGTACTTTGATACCGTTTTTCAGACAGCTTGTGCTGGGGGCGGCGCAAGCGGTAGAAAACTTTTTGGTGTGGAGCCAGATGCCTTACGTCGGATGCAAGCGCAAAGTGCAGCTGAGGCAACAACATTGGCCGGTCTGGAAACAAAGATTGTTGCTTCAACAGATGAACTGCCAGCTGGGGTCAAATTCGATTTGATTCTATGCACTCAGGTTCTTGGCCATCTAACAAAAATCCAGTGCGATCAACTGCTCAATACCGGAAGGGGCTTACTTCGAGATGGAGGGGTAATGCTTTGCTCGGTACCGGTCGTTACGCGAGCAGGAGTAGCCGCGCTAGCGCTTCATGGACACGATCCGAGTGATGACTACTATTTTTCAGCCAAGCTCGATGTAAGCCCGTTCCACCCAGACTATGCCCGGCCGCTATCGCTGATGCAGTATGAGTCGCTGGTTGTTGATGGTGCTGCAGGATATCTTCCAGTGCGTTGCTTTAACGTCGGCGATGTTCTTATTCGCTCAGAAGCATGCTGCCCCGTCAACGTGCCGACTTGGCCGATGTCGCTCGCTAGGTACTTGGTCGCTAAGCCTGCATACGCTCAAATTTACTCGTTTCATCGCCTGGCTGATGATCAAGAAACTGTGCTGCTCGGAGATGCAATTTTTCGACTTTGA
- a CDS encoding KTSC domain-containing protein, producing the protein MNRAFKAPAPFSDKSYMAIPMEPVESNQVKAIGYDPATKTLAVTFTRGPGSIYHYPNVEPELHVNFMQAESKGTFFGKNIKELPFDKFPVTATADQA; encoded by the coding sequence ATGAACCGCGCATTCAAAGCCCCGGCCCCCTTCTCTGACAAGTCCTATATGGCCATCCCGATGGAGCCGGTTGAATCCAACCAGGTCAAGGCCATCGGCTATGACCCGGCTACGAAGACGCTGGCCGTCACATTCACCCGCGGCCCAGGCAGCATCTACCACTATCCCAACGTGGAGCCGGAACTACACGTCAACTTCATGCAGGCTGAATCCAAAGGCACGTTCTTCGGCAAGAACATCAAGGAACTGCCGTTCGACAAGTTCCCGGTCACGGCAACAGCTGACCAAGCCTGA
- a CDS encoding YqaJ viral recombinase family protein — MTMQIVNLVQGSAEWHAHRAQHFNASDAPAMMGCSSYKKRSELIKELATGITPEVDAATQRRFDAGHQFEALARPLAEEIIGEDLSPCVGTRGKYSASFDGLTFMNDVAFEHKSLNSTLRELLAPGCTGADLPLQYQVQMEQQAMVSGCERILFMASKWTDDGLPVEAFHCWYEPDAELRAKIIAGWEQLEKDVAAFDVSAPQTVPVVAEPVESLPAVAVQLQGSLAVVSNLPAFGDALRSFIERMVAKPSTDQEFADAEAECKALKKAEEMLEAAESGALAQISDVELLRRTVADLRNLARTTRLAREKLVAAEKDRLRTLLVSGAQQDLDAHVSALNQRLGANWLTRMPGGFAEVIKGKKSLSNMEDAVAVALTNAKAEANGLAGRLEANRKHLVQEDGDWIALFADFSSAGTKAAEDFQALAALRIGQHKQQETARLEAQREQIRKEEAARLEREAEAKAKAEAEQERKRIQQQAQQEQAAIAQAQQTGQLATPLASDLAGLVADKAAEAVAGIDAQQAITTARTSSAAVDTSPVMTMGQVNTLLEDAGLGKITAATLEHHGIPFTKERAAVQIQASQVKRLLILLSMGMRKLADDVMTISV, encoded by the coding sequence ATGACCATGCAGATCGTGAACCTCGTGCAGGGCAGCGCCGAATGGCACGCCCACCGTGCCCAGCACTTCAATGCCAGCGACGCGCCGGCCATGATGGGCTGCAGCTCTTACAAGAAGCGCTCTGAGCTGATCAAAGAGCTGGCCACGGGCATCACTCCTGAGGTCGATGCCGCCACGCAGCGCCGCTTTGATGCTGGCCACCAGTTCGAAGCCCTGGCCCGCCCGCTGGCCGAAGAGATCATTGGCGAAGACCTCTCGCCTTGCGTTGGCACCCGAGGCAAGTACTCGGCCAGCTTCGACGGCCTGACCTTCATGAATGACGTGGCCTTTGAGCACAAGTCGCTCAACAGCACCTTGCGCGAGCTTCTGGCCCCAGGTTGCACCGGCGCTGATCTGCCACTGCAATATCAGGTGCAGATGGAGCAGCAGGCCATGGTCTCGGGCTGCGAGCGCATTCTTTTCATGGCCAGCAAATGGACAGATGACGGCTTGCCAGTGGAAGCCTTTCACTGCTGGTATGAGCCAGATGCTGAGCTGCGCGCCAAGATCATCGCCGGCTGGGAGCAGCTGGAGAAGGATGTAGCCGCCTTCGATGTCAGCGCTCCCCAGACTGTGCCCGTGGTGGCCGAGCCGGTGGAGAGCCTGCCGGCCGTGGCCGTTCAGTTGCAAGGCAGCCTGGCCGTGGTGTCCAACTTGCCCGCCTTCGGTGACGCTCTGCGCTCGTTCATTGAGCGCATGGTGGCCAAGCCCAGCACAGATCAAGAGTTTGCTGATGCCGAGGCCGAATGCAAGGCGCTGAAGAAGGCTGAGGAAATGCTGGAGGCGGCCGAGTCCGGCGCCCTGGCCCAGATCAGCGACGTGGAGCTGCTACGCCGTACCGTGGCCGACCTTCGCAATCTAGCCCGCACCACGCGGCTGGCCCGCGAGAAGCTGGTGGCAGCCGAAAAGGACCGCCTCCGCACACTGCTGGTGAGTGGTGCACAGCAGGATCTCGATGCCCACGTCTCCGCCTTGAATCAGCGCCTGGGTGCCAACTGGTTGACACGCATGCCCGGCGGCTTCGCAGAGGTGATCAAAGGCAAGAAGTCGCTCAGCAACATGGAAGACGCCGTGGCCGTGGCCCTGACCAATGCCAAGGCGGAGGCAAACGGCTTGGCCGGCCGCCTGGAAGCCAACCGCAAGCACCTGGTGCAAGAGGATGGTGACTGGATTGCCTTGTTTGCCGACTTCTCCAGCGCGGGCACGAAGGCTGCCGAGGACTTCCAGGCCCTGGCCGCCCTGCGCATTGGCCAGCACAAGCAACAGGAGACCGCCCGCCTAGAAGCCCAGCGCGAGCAGATCCGCAAGGAAGAAGCAGCACGATTGGAGCGTGAAGCTGAAGCTAAGGCAAAAGCGGAGGCTGAGCAGGAGCGCAAGCGCATCCAGCAGCAGGCTCAGCAGGAGCAAGCAGCAATTGCCCAGGCCCAGCAGACAGGCCAGCTGGCCACGCCACTAGCCTCCGACCTGGCCGGCTTGGTTGCAGACAAAGCCGCCGAGGCCGTGGCCGGCATTGATGCCCAGCAGGCAATCACCACAGCCAGGACCAGCTCTGCGGCCGTGGACACCAGCCCTGTCATGACGATGGGCCAGGTCAATACGCTTCTGGAAGACGCAGGCCTTGGAAAGATCACCGCCGCCACGCTGGAACACCACGGCATTCCGTTCACCAAGGAGCGCGCCGCAGTCCAGATCCAGGCCTCCCAGGTGAAACGCCTGCTGATCTTGCTATCCATGGGCATGCGCAAGCTGGCCGACGATGTGATGACGATCTCAGTCTAA